From the Anabaena cylindrica PCC 7122 genome, the window CGGATGTTTCTTTTTTGTATCCTTTGCTTGCAAGAGCATTAAAAAAATCTGTGAGAGGACAAGTTCCCTCAATATTGGGTTCTTCCCCTGGTTGAGGCCAGTGTATTTGTGGGTTGCCCAATGGTGTGAGTTTGTTACAATCTGCTACTAATCCGTTGTGGCGTACTGGTAAGTCTGTCCACTGTTCAATAGTTGCTACAGTGGGATTACGGTGTTCATTGCTGAGGTAGAAAAGTGTATTGACTCCTAGCTGCTCTGGCATAAATTCACCCACAGTGTGAGATTTACCAGCACCAGCGTGTGATAAATCTAGGATGAATTTTTTACCTGATTTAGCTGCATCTAGGTAAGTTTGGGTGCGATTCTTCGGTTCAAACCAGATATCAACGTCTAGGTTATTGGTTGGTAAAAGTATGGTTGGTTTTGGTTGGTAAATAACGTTACCTATAAACTGTTTGGCTTTATTAGTAACAGTGATTAAGGTTTGCAGGAACTCTTGAAAGTCTTTCTTTATACCGTATTTAGCTTGCCATTGTTCTTTGGTGATTGTCGGATCTGCGACGGTGGGGTGTAGGTTATTACCGGAGTATTTTCTGTGGTAATCGTTAAATATCTCCCTCTGATAACTGTTTAACTCTTCTTGTTGGTAATTGCTGAATCTCTTTATTTGGTATTTGTTATACTCGTCATCCTGGTAATTACTATTAAAAGTTGTACCTTCAACTTTTGGAAATCTAAATCCATACTGTTTAGCAATGTGAAATAGTGTGCCAATGGAGATACCGGAACGACCGCGAAAACTCTTAATTTTGGCTCTAATATTCCAAGTAGTTCCTTTAATTGATGGACTCCACTGTTCTCCGATAATTTCCGCATCTACAGCACCATAATGAGAATTTAGCGCCATTAATACATCTATGCACTCTTTATAGTTGTTACTACCAGGACTACGTGAAGGAATATAAGTTAATGCTTGTTGAATTAGCTGATCAATATCCCAATTGTTAGCTTCTGCCCGTTCTTGAAACTGTAGACGACGGGCTGTAATTTCTGCTATCCGTTTCTCATATTCGATTTTTTCTTGATAAGCGGTGGTTACAGCTTCATCTATCCAAGATTGGGGTAGTGTGACATGAGGTTGAATTAATGGGAATGTGGCTTGAGTATTGCCATAAAACACCCGTGAAGCATCTTTACAGGCGGGGTCATGGGGTAGATGCTTCATTAAGTAGCGTGTTAATACTTCTACTGTATCTGCACCTTGAACATATTCAGGTAGTACGAATACTAAGCGGAATTTGTCCCAGTTTGGTTGATGGCTGGCTGTGGTGTAGATTAAAGCGCAATATTGTTTGATGAATGGATGTTCTATAGCTTCGTCTAAGTTTAGCTGATGTTGGTAGATTTTCTTTGCTTGTCTACCATCTGATTTTTCAATGACATTACCGTTAATATCTACCCAAGCTTTATTAATCTTGATTGGTCTACCATTTTCATCTAATGGATTGCCATTTTCATCTGTCCATGTTTGTGTGTTGTCAATATCTAGTAGTAACCATTGAGAACCAATAACATGAGATTTACTTCGCCATTGTCCACCCAGTAAGCCAGCACATAAGGCGTGTCCTGCTCCTACGTGTCTCATCACATCCCAAATTGTGCCTGTTCTATCTTGGAAGTTGGCTGCTAGTTTCCGAAAGTCCCAGTCTTTATTTTTACCAGTGGCATTAAACGCGAATTTGATTTTGTTGTTTTGGATAGGCTCTGGTTCTAACCCTGGTGTAAATTGAGGCTGTTGTGTGATTGGGTTTTTGGGTTCTAGCTGTTGTTTGATCTCGCTACTGGATTCAGTCTTTTGAACGGTTGGGTTTTGTGATTCTGATTGGTTATGAAAAGGCTGTGCGGATGTTGATTGTTGCGATTCTGACTCGTTGTGAAATGGCTGTTGAACGTTGGGCTGCTGTGGTTCTGATTGGTTATTAAATTGTTGTTGAGTGTTTGGGTTTTGTGATTCTGATGAGTTGTTAAATTGCTGTTTCTGTTCTAAATCAATACCAAATTGTTGAGCGTTTGGGTTTTGTGATTCTGATGAATTGTTAAATTGCTGTTGTGACATGATAGCCAATCCTCCAGTAAGTTTGTTGGAGGAATTGAAGCTATCCCGTATCAGTAATCTTTTACACACATACTCAGGAAGATAAGAAGATAAAATTCCTGAATTGCTTTTTTACTAGGATTTACGCATGAGGTACAAACAATATGGGTTTGAGATTGTTTTCCGGCGATATCTAAGCTTTCTTTGCTTCTCCTATTGGAGACGGTGTGTATTAGCGGAGCTTGTGTTTGCGGCACACTATACTAACGATTTAGCGTTAAGAGACGCTGCGCGTAGCTTGAGCTTGCTTCCCCAAAGGGGTACACCGAAGGCATTGTAATTGCGTAAATCCTAATTTTTTTGTAAAATCAGTGTTCTTCTGGTTTTACATCTCAACTTTTTGAGATAAGATTACTAACAGGGATATAAACATTAGGTCGTCAACCCAATACCCCTGCTCCAATTCCAATGTCCAATTCCATGACGGAATTTATTTTGAAAACCTCGTTGTCCCACCGGGACGTGAGGTTTTCGCCTTTTAATCTATTCGTACTTCGCTAACCAAGCTGTAATAAACTCGGTTATTTCTTCTTTTTGGATCACAAACGCAGTGCCTTTTCTCCTAAGAGCTAGAATTTTCATATTTCCTACTTCAGTATAAAGATGGTCTTTGTGACTTTCCACTGCTTTGGTAGGAGGCCATAAAACTAAAACTTTGGCTGTGGGAGTCTTTTGAGCTTCACGGGAGGACATCCCAAATAAGGCTCTATTTTTGTCAAGCCACTTTTCATAATCTGCCAACTCAACTAGAGGGCAGGGTGTCCATACCTTTAGTCCATGCTTATCTTTTCTTCTAATTTGCAAAGCTTCTCTGCTTTCGTTGTAAACAACCTCTCTATCTCCTCGTGAACGAATAGAGATAAACAGGTGAGTTTTGCGCGGAAACCTGATAAACAAGTCTATAGGGTTCTTGTCCTCAATTTGAAGGACGGGAAAGACTTGTATTCCCTTGCTTTTAAACTCCTCTAACAATAAGGTTGTTAATTTTTCTAACCGCGCAATTTTTTCTACCCTGACCAATGGTTTGTAAGCCAAACCAAAAAGCAACCAGCCAGCGGGGCTAATTGTGCTTGTAGCAATTGCTGAACCACTAGCAGCTAGAGCAATAGTGGAGTCAACGTTTTTTGCTTCCCTAAGTCCCTCTAAAGCCGCTTCGTTGTGCGGCGGTAGCTGAAAATCGGTTGGTGGGTCTTTCACGGTCAACATTGGCGATATCAACAATTAGTGGTGTGAAATTGGCAC encodes:
- a CDS encoding PriCT-2 domain-containing protein, which encodes MSQQQFNNSSESQNPNAQQFGIDLEQKQQFNNSSESQNPNTQQQFNNQSEPQQPNVQQPFHNESESQQSTSAQPFHNQSESQNPTVQKTESSSEIKQQLEPKNPITQQPQFTPGLEPEPIQNNKIKFAFNATGKNKDWDFRKLAANFQDRTGTIWDVMRHVGAGHALCAGLLGGQWRSKSHVIGSQWLLLDIDNTQTWTDENGNPLDENGRPIKINKAWVDINGNVIEKSDGRQAKKIYQHQLNLDEAIEHPFIKQYCALIYTTASHQPNWDKFRLVFVLPEYVQGADTVEVLTRYLMKHLPHDPACKDASRVFYGNTQATFPLIQPHVTLPQSWIDEAVTTAYQEKIEYEKRIAEITARRLQFQERAEANNWDIDQLIQQALTYIPSRSPGSNNYKECIDVLMALNSHYGAVDAEIIGEQWSPSIKGTTWNIRAKIKSFRGRSGISIGTLFHIAKQYGFRFPKVEGTTFNSNYQDDEYNKYQIKRFSNYQQEELNSYQREIFNDYHRKYSGNNLHPTVADPTITKEQWQAKYGIKKDFQEFLQTLITVTNKAKQFIGNVIYQPKPTILLPTNNLDVDIWFEPKNRTQTYLDAAKSGKKFILDLSHAGAGKSHTVGEFMPEQLGVNTLFYLSNEHRNPTVATIEQWTDLPVRHNGLVADCNKLTPLGNPQIHWPQPGEEPNIEGTCPLTDFFNALASKGYKKETSAEASLNPICNGCKLRANCAGRDAAGNALPKVNGATFRRDRRDALASQRIRANINSLPQATDIINMKASAFVDEASRQLQPVDFIKVSLRDFDSSMMEVQTKLPAVYDKIRSLVLPLRVLLTGEIPPVEETYHGYNDELIRAILGAIPTDLPEIIAELETIAPDIEELVQQADSITLDGVDKSDRISFSRKTLKFIRSHLNKQAAQETYRNIDSLPVRWLIPLLEVIGDIQPGALRVKNKHLIIATKNSRQVDVLKAFEFVFLMDATANRDNVAMQLGINPEEILVISEIPPDYSNLTIHQITGFGLLNKDRGDKLKERIAALREELNQRHDGNIAYIDHLAHKNKGDGHWFADNRGSNAYQDKQALCSFGTPYQDIGASGQVYITLTGDRCVSKENKAFQDVINFLVQTEVVQCAGRTRANRRMEEVTFYVVSDKDLSYLADYYPNARFIKSDAFDICPGAGTEIQQTRKGILTGFKLLVADGVTDWQKVTQEVLGKAAGISQEWLSQVAKKYFGGWNSFRKLLLLLYNSLYRVSNNSPEVLTKEQQWFIDEYLPLLQQDREAGYESADLVIEYLITFGEHLGWQGFSQAVNAATMEVKAFLMDCLISVLPKEVHDHVKCNLISYLAQVEPDY